From one Cynocephalus volans isolate mCynVol1 chromosome X, mCynVol1.pri, whole genome shotgun sequence genomic stretch:
- the LOC134367937 gene encoding ferritin heavy chain-like, whose protein sequence is MAAVLSQVRQNYHPVCEAAVDSQINLELYASYVYLSMAFYFDRDDVALMHFARYFLRRSHEKREQAEQLMRLQNQRGGRICLRDIKKPYRDDWESGLRAVESAFHLEKCVNQSLLDLHRLATDKADAHLCDFLGSHYLHEQVKVVKELGGHLTILRKMGAPEAGMAEYLFDKLTLGGDGDKED, encoded by the coding sequence ATGGCTGCCGTGCTCTCACAGGTGCGCCAGAACTACCACCCGGTCTGCGAGGCCGCCGTCGACAGCCAGATCAACCTGGAGCTCTACGCCTCCTACGTCTACCTGTCCATGGCCTTCTACTTCGACCGCGACGATGTGGCCCTCATGCACTTCGCCCGCTATTTCCTGCGCCGGTCGCACGAGAAGCGCGAGCAAGCAGAGCAGCTCATGAGGCTGCAGAACCAGCGCGGAGGCCGCATCTGCCTGCGCGACATCAAGAAGCCCTACCGCGACGACTGGGAGAGCGGCCTCAGGGCCGTGGAGTCCGCCTTCCACCTGGAGAAGTGCGTCAACCAGAGCCTCCTGGACCTGCACCGCCTGGCCACCGACAAGGCCGACGCGCACCTCTGCGACTTCCTGGGGAGCCACTACCTGCACGAGCAGGTCAAGGTCGTCAAGGAGCTGGGGGGCCACCTCACCATCCTGCGCAAGATGGGGGCCCCGGAGGCCGGCATGGCAGAATACCTCTTTGACAAGCTCACCCTGGGTGGCGACGGTGACAAGGAGGACTGA